The Oleispira antarctica RB-8 genome contains the following window.
AATACCAGAGCACTAAACGTAGAAACATAGCCTTTATCTTTATCGTAACGGCCGGCGCCTGACATGGTTTGCGAATACAACCATGAGTTGATTGATTTTAAAACACGTTCAACAGAGCTTTTTACCGTCCAAGCTTCGGACGTACAGTAGTAATCATCAATGAATGTTTTAACGGCCGTTTCACTGGCAATATGACTGGTATCGCTTGAGCTAATGCCATCGGACATTGCGACAACAATACCTTTTAATGTAAGCAAAGAATCTTGGGGTATAAAAGATCCATGACAGTCTTGATTGTCTGCTTTTCGGCCCTTATCTGAATACTGGCCAATGGAAACGTTCAATACTGCTGTCATGGTGCTCTCTTCTTAAGTGCTACCGAATTAATTAGATTTTGCCAATGCTGCAGTACGTGACTCAGTCGTACGCTTGGGTGCCGTTTTAACGTGTGTCGTATAAAGTGTTAAACCCGTAAAGGCTAAGCCACCTACAAGGTTACCTAATGCCGTTGGAATCTCGTTCCAAACAATATAATCCATGAAAGAAAATTCACCACCCATAATCAAGCTGAATGGAAAAAGGAACATGTTAACAACAGAGTGCTCAAAGCCCATGTAGAAGAACAAGAAGATAGGCATCCACATAGCAATCACCTTACCGCTAACAGAAGTAGAAATTAATGCACCCACAACGCCCAGCGATACCATCCAGTTGCATAACATGCCGCGAATAAAAATGGTTATCCAACCATCAACACCATGAGCCGCATAACCTAAAGTACGTGCCTCGCCAATGCTGGCTACTTTAGCGCCTACAGCACCAGGGTCGACGTTAAAACCATACGTAAAAATAAAGGCAATCATAAAGGCTACTGTTAATGCGCCAGCAAAATTACCAAGGAAGACCAAACCCCAGTTTCTTAATACGCCGCCAACCGTCACACCCGGTCTTTTATCAAGTAATGCCAAGGGTGCTAAAACAAAGACTCCCGTTAATAAATCAAACCCCATTAAATACAGCATACAAAAACCGACAGGAAACAGAATAGCTCCTAATAAAAAGCTCCCTGTATTCACCGCAATAGTAATCGCAAATACCGCCGCCAATGCCAAAATGGCACCTGCCATAAAAGCACGAATAAGGGTATCACGGGTTGACATGAATATTTTAGATTCACCGGCATCTACCATTTTGGTAGCAAACTCAGCGGGGGCCAGATAAGACATAGTCTTTCTCTCTTTCGTTAGGATTAAATAATTAATCTCTGTAGAGCAAGCGCTATGCCAAAGAAAGTTTTTTACGTTAATACCTTAAAATACCAAGATACAAAGGCGATTATTGAAAATAATCATGTGCCTATAAAAATAAAATGCACACATTTGAGGCCATTGAAAAATCTAAAATCCGTCATTGCCTTTTAATAGTGCGCCACCACTTAGGTGAAACGGCAGTGATTGATCAACGTATCGTTTTTCATCTAATTATCTGCACGCTGACTAAGGTTGTGTTAAAAACTCGCAACTAAGCAGTACATTAAACAATCAACAGGATACGGCCAAATTTGTTAAAGATAAGAAGAGTTCATCCTACGTCATAGACGTTTAATAATGAGCGCCTTTATTACAAGTATGTTTCTCATTTGCATTTAACAGCAATTAATTTTATAAAGGACGTAAATAATTTCCCTAGGTTCTCACATGATCACACTGCATCACCTAAACAACTCACGCTCTCAACGAATCATATGGCTGCTTGAAGAGTTAAAGCTAGAGTATGTTATTGAATTTCATAAACGCGATGCTAAAACCTATCTTGCAGGAGACAGTTTAAAAGGAATCCATGCGTTAGGAAAAAGCCCTGTTATTAGTGATGATAAAACGGGAATGACACTGGCCGAAAGCGGCGCAATAATTGAATATTTGGTGCAAACCTATGGTGCACACTTAATGCCTGAACAGGGTTCAGCAGCCTATTGGCAATATCTTTATTGGCTACACTTTAGCGAAGGTTCTTTGATGCCGCCTATGGTAATGAACTTGGTACTATCAAAGGTGAAAGACAGCCCAATGCCGTTCTTTGTTAAGCCGATTGCCAAAAAGATTGCCGATCAAATCGTTAAGCAGTTCTCTGGGCCAAATATAAAACGCAGCTTAGAATTTATTGAAGAGCATTTGAGTAAAAACACATGGTTTTGCGGCGATCAATTAACCGGAGCCGATGTACAAATGAGCTTCCCGTTAGAAGCCAGTGCAGCCCGTGGCATGGTTGATCAATACCCTAACATTTTGGCCTACGTAAAGCGTTTTCAAGCGTTACCAGCCTATCAAGCCGCCTTAGCAAAAGGCGGCGATTACGATTATGCTTAATCGATGCGTGTGTATTTTCTGATCATCAACGTTCTTTCTGCTAACCTCTTTTAAAGAGATTAACTTAACCAGACCATCATCAGAAAAGATCCTATACCCGCAACAAAAGCACCTATTGTTAGTCGTTTTAACTTAGGTGCTTGCCATGCCATCATAAAGCCTGAAAACAATATAAACCCCATCGCTATCGCAAAAAAAGCCGCATAAACTTTAAAAACAATACCGCCTTTCGCTTTATGAAGCTGAACAAGGTTTCGGTACCAGCTGGTATGCTTAATCGTAAGCTTCGCCACTCTCGTATCATTGCTTGGCTCTAAGCTGATATCTTTTGATGAACCCGCCCACTCCAAGATAAAGTCATTGCCGATATTTTTAATTTTGGCCTCACCCGTTGGATAACTTAACTTTAAATTATCTAATTCGCGCTCTGCCAATGCCTTCAAGCTTGTTAATTCTGGTTTTAATTCTTGAGTATACTGAATGCTGTACACCTCATTTGAATAACCGCCTTTAATACCCCAGGTATACAAAGCACCTGTGATCATAAACATAATCGCGACCGGGAAAATAAACGCGGCCAATATGGCATGCACCTTCATGAGTTGCATTCGAGTGATCATAGATTTTTTCCTAAATTTAACAGGTTTCAAATGATGATGCTGAAAGTAACACTCTAAATAGCGAATAATCAGCCAGATTAAATAAGCACCGTGTTTTAGCGGCTTATTTTAGCGGCTTATTTTAGCGGTTTAGTACCTTCGACCTCAGATACCGTATTAGCCTCAGCGCGCTCAATAATTTTCAACATAATTGATTGAATGGCTTCATCTTCACGCACATTTGTTTTACTAACAAACTTTTGCTCTTGTGGCTCAGCGCCCTCTTCCATAATGAACGAGATAACGACTTCAGTCGCAATATCAACCGTTGCGCCTGAAACCTCGCCAAAATATTCTAGAGAGACCTGAGGGTAACCATTGAAGCCTTTCTTAACTTGCTTAGCGATGCGCTTTTTTGCTTTATCTAAATTCATAGCGAAAATCCTTTGCACGGCCTCAATGACCATAACTTTCAGGCTAGATTACCAAATTAATCTCACAATGAGCAGATTTCTTTCAATACATTGCAGGCATATTGACCTGCCCCCCAGAGCTGCCATGTTGTAACGAGTATCAATGTTCATGACTAATCGCGTGGGTCGCTATAGAAAACTGAGGAAATCGATGCTGTGCGTATGCTTTATGACAGCTAGAACAGGCTTCAAACAACTTTGAATAATAAAAATTGATCAACTCAGGTTTTTTCATCTCCGCAGCATGAGCTAACATACCCGCCATATAATGAAACTCTTGATCTTGACGGATAAAATCTTCGGGTAACTTAGAGTGCAGCTCATGTTTCTGATGCTTAGTTAAACTTTGCTTTAGAATAAAACTATCTTTGACCTGCTTTGCAATAGACGCAATTGCTTGCGTATCACCTGCGGCATTGGCCGAGATTATATCTTTCATCGCCCGCTCAACCGCCAGCATCTCTTTTTTTAACAGGCCCCGAACTTCTGTAGACAAATTTTCTACACCGACGAGGGTCATTTCTGCGGTTTCTTCCGCCATAGCCGTCGACGAAACCATTAAGCTCAATATCGATAAATTTACCAACGTCGCTGCAAAAACTGCGCGATAAGAAATAGATTTCATAAATTCACCTTT
Protein-coding sequences here:
- a CDS encoding Formate/nitrite transporter, which translates into the protein MSYLAPAEFATKMVDAGESKIFMSTRDTLIRAFMAGAILALAAVFAITIAVNTGSFLLGAILFPVGFCMLYLMGFDLLTGVFVLAPLALLDKRPGVTVGGVLRNWGLVFLGNFAGALTVAFMIAFIFTYGFNVDPGAVGAKVASIGEARTLGYAAHGVDGWITIFIRGMLCNWMVSLGVVGALISTSVSGKVIAMWMPIFLFFYMGFEHSVVNMFLFPFSLIMGGEFSFMDYIVWNEIPTALGNLVGGLAFTGLTLYTTHVKTAPKRTTESRTAALAKSN
- a CDS encoding Glutathione S-transferase-like protein, which translates into the protein MITLHHLNNSRSQRIIWLLEELKLEYVIEFHKRDAKTYLAGDSLKGIHALGKSPVISDDKTGMTLAESGAIIEYLVQTYGAHLMPEQGSAAYWQYLYWLHFSEGSLMPPMVMNLVLSKVKDSPMPFFVKPIAKKIADQIVKQFSGPNIKRSLEFIEEHLSKNTWFCGDQLTGADVQMSFPLEASAARGMVDQYPNILAYVKRFQALPAYQAALAKGGDYDYA